A DNA window from Candidatus Protochlamydia naegleriophila contains the following coding sequences:
- a CDS encoding DUF5398 domain-containing protein, translated as MFGLESQKKKKPVEEFVFELETELKNSKKNKELRQKVEERIQKIKEALRSGENQEEFDRFGLLLHGYTSLLKVISRFNPK; from the coding sequence ATGTTTGGTTTAGAAAGTCAAAAAAAGAAAAAACCGGTTGAAGAGTTTGTCTTTGAATTGGAAACAGAACTAAAAAATTCTAAAAAGAATAAAGAGCTCCGTCAAAAAGTAGAAGAAAGGATCCAAAAAATCAAAGAAGCTCTACGCTCGGGAGAAAACCAGGAAGAATTTGACCGCTTCGGCCTGCTTCTTCATGGTTATACCTCCTTACTCAAAGTCATCTCGCGCTTCAATCCCAAATAA
- a CDS encoding type III secretion T3S chaperone has translation MMSKIVYPLKQVIDVKQKRVDEAEKVVRERQLALEKEKEKLAQREAERDKVKKHHRDKLNQLRETIDEGTTSPKIIQMKAYIKVVDEKLVIEEKKVKDQQEQVNLAQKNLDQAKEELRIKRQEVDKLLSHKKDWEKEMRKELEIIEGREQDELGSIIYVSNQRRNSS, from the coding sequence ATGATGAGCAAAATTGTTTATCCTTTAAAGCAAGTGATAGATGTAAAGCAAAAGAGGGTTGATGAGGCTGAAAAGGTCGTTAGAGAAAGACAGCTCGCCTTAGAAAAAGAAAAGGAAAAACTGGCTCAACGCGAAGCAGAAAGAGATAAGGTTAAAAAACACCATCGGGACAAACTTAACCAATTACGTGAAACCATAGACGAAGGAACCACAAGCCCTAAAATCATACAAATGAAGGCTTATATTAAGGTCGTCGATGAAAAATTGGTCATAGAAGAAAAAAAAGTTAAAGATCAGCAAGAACAAGTTAATCTTGCTCAAAAAAATTTAGATCAGGCTAAAGAAGAGTTGCGCATTAAGCGGCAAGAAGTAGACAAGCTCCTCAGTCATAAAAAAGACTGGGAAAAGGAGATGCGCAAGGAATTGGAGATTATTGAAGGACGCGAACAGGATGAACTCGGCTCTATTATTTACGTCTCGAACCAGCGTCGCAATTCGTCATAG
- a CDS encoding galactosyltransferase-related protein, whose protein sequence is MIESCTTSTAMHKMALIIPYRNREEHLAEFLHSFPPKMKELCPAVDYHIFIIEQTPGKSFNRGKLLNVGFILTQGEFDYFCFHDVDMLPTSADYSFPNVPTHLAADVSQFREWIGKGLAYKNYFGGVVLFNKADFERINGYSNQYWGYGIEDDDLIVRVVESGLSWIRRPGIYESLSHDYSGGTPEHHANKARFINILKELESDPSGLSDLDFKVIKKETFSNYSHYLIDI, encoded by the coding sequence ATGATTGAATCTTGCACCACCTCCACAGCCATGCATAAAATGGCCCTCATCATCCCCTACCGCAATCGCGAAGAACACTTAGCAGAATTCCTGCATTCTTTTCCCCCTAAAATGAAAGAATTATGCCCCGCAGTCGATTATCACATTTTCATCATCGAACAAACACCTGGTAAATCGTTTAACAGAGGCAAACTGCTAAATGTAGGCTTTATCTTGACCCAAGGGGAATTCGACTACTTCTGCTTTCACGATGTCGATATGCTTCCAACATCTGCAGACTACTCTTTCCCAAACGTTCCCACACATCTGGCTGCCGATGTCAGTCAATTTAGAGAATGGATAGGTAAAGGGCTCGCTTACAAAAACTACTTTGGAGGAGTCGTCTTATTCAATAAAGCCGACTTTGAGAGGATTAATGGCTATTCGAACCAATACTGGGGCTATGGCATCGAAGATGATGATTTAATTGTCCGGGTTGTTGAAAGCGGGCTCTCCTGGATCAGACGCCCCGGCATCTATGAAAGTCTCTCTCATGACTATTCAGGGGGCACTCCCGAACACCACGCTAACAAGGCACGCTTTATCAACATTCTCAAAGAACTGGAAAGCGATCCATCAGGTCTATCCGACTTGGATTTTAAAGTCATCAAAAAAGAAACTTTTAGTAATTACTCCCATTACCTGATTGACATTTAA
- a CDS encoding DUF5407 domain-containing protein has product MANGAGYTTGGGSGADFQGNYVEQGFKVDFLISIVNDATVSAKRKLEILKARRSSISIADMFDMQMLMNHLSQLSEMSTAVVSASNSAISSMARNVKG; this is encoded by the coding sequence ATGGCAAACGGTGCCGGATATACGACAGGTGGTGGAAGCGGTGCTGACTTTCAGGGTAACTATGTAGAACAAGGTTTTAAGGTTGACTTTTTGATTAGCATCGTCAACGACGCAACGGTGAGTGCTAAAAGAAAGCTGGAAATCTTAAAGGCAAGACGTAGTTCTATCAGTATTGCCGATATGTTCGACATGCAAATGTTGATGAACCACCTTTCTCAATTATCAGAGATGTCAACAGCTGTTGTGAGTGCATCGAACTCAGCGATCTCATCAATGGCTCGTAACGTTAAAGGATAA
- a CDS encoding tetratricopeptide repeat protein, whose amino-acid sequence MNQEKIDEFKEDFALLIEAGFVAVKQLDETSSTRIFHAAQALSPHSTAPQIGLGYIALNKLELKEATRIFESVLQVEPENYLAQTFLGMCLLLNKAKRKKGEKLIQEAIEKTTDPTIKNLGTISLEWADKDLSKTAKAPFFAQQAGQAADEEKEEK is encoded by the coding sequence ATGAATCAAGAAAAAATAGATGAATTTAAAGAAGACTTCGCCTTACTGATCGAGGCAGGCTTTGTAGCAGTTAAGCAGCTTGATGAAACAAGCTCTACTCGTATCTTTCATGCGGCTCAAGCTTTAAGCCCTCATAGCACAGCTCCTCAAATTGGGCTCGGCTATATTGCGCTTAATAAACTTGAACTCAAAGAAGCCACCCGCATTTTTGAATCTGTTTTACAAGTAGAACCTGAAAATTATCTAGCCCAAACCTTTTTGGGAATGTGTTTATTGCTGAATAAAGCTAAACGCAAGAAAGGTGAAAAACTCATCCAAGAAGCAATAGAAAAAACAACCGATCCAACGATTAAGAATCTGGGGACTATCTCTTTAGAATGGGCTGATAAAGATCTTTCCAAAACAGCCAAAGCACCATTTTTTGCTCAACAAGCCGGCCAAGCGGCTGATGAGGAAAAAGAAGAAAAATAA
- a CDS encoding SycD/LcrH family type III secretion system chaperone, with protein MTSAREQVKTAIDKVDADMPAKTRQRAEDAIVKIMEGAPPADALGFTPEMMETIYKYGYTQFQAGKFQDALNVFSFLRKLDVSNYRYSFAIAACHQYRHEYEEAGANYIICTYLDRLNPIPNFHLYDCFVKLNKPMSALQAIKETIALAELNPHYDELKEKALLEYKSFKKELKKYIKENFDKDHLDQEFIEKEGEEL; from the coding sequence ATGACGAGTGCAAGAGAACAAGTTAAAACTGCCATTGATAAAGTTGATGCGGATATGCCAGCTAAAACTAGGCAAAGGGCGGAAGATGCCATTGTCAAAATCATGGAAGGCGCCCCTCCTGCAGATGCTCTTGGATTTACACCTGAAATGATGGAAACCATCTACAAGTATGGATATACTCAGTTCCAAGCTGGAAAATTCCAGGATGCTTTGAATGTATTCAGCTTCCTGCGCAAACTGGATGTTAGCAATTACCGCTACTCATTCGCCATAGCCGCCTGCCATCAATATCGTCATGAATATGAAGAGGCAGGAGCTAACTATATTATTTGTACTTATTTGGACCGGCTCAATCCCATTCCCAATTTCCATCTCTATGATTGCTTTGTCAAACTGAATAAACCCATGTCTGCTTTACAAGCCATAAAGGAAACGATTGCACTCGCTGAGCTAAACCCTCATTACGATGAACTCAAAGAAAAAGCCTTGCTCGAATACAAAAGCTTTAAGAAGGAGTTGAAAAAGTACATCAAAGAAAACTTTGATAAAGATCATCTTGATCAGGAGTTCATAGAAAAAGAAGGAGAAGAGTTATGA
- the sctD gene encoding type III secretion system inner membrane ring subunit SctD produces MVARLVAEEGDLKGLILSLENGDTWVIGRDPDECQLVIQDPLTSRKHLVARRTPEGISVENLSSTNPIQINEEEIGEQPRILQQGDTVKIGNEVFRYYTDTSAHVLDEGSPSEVKEPSEQTPIEIDDHPNPASAYPLHSQDRSESEEEKENDTIFDEDEESFSPLAEINFGIAETGRWLLKVIGGPNNGAEFYMQAGHSYILGTDPHSCDIVFQDTSVSRQHAKIIVSPEDSLAIEDLKSRNGVLVSGAPVEGKQALIPSMIVTIGTTSFVVYDREGEMQTIISPLLPSIVKVLQHEEEAPKIEEVPPPAPVEVEAAAATPPPEPAHHFGPYILLAIIIGLFVLAGIGTTALFKSEPVVTLTQENAPELVQQALDSFPAVRHSYNKTSGNLLLLGHVRSQAEKNQLMYNLQGLKFIKNIDDSGIIIDEFVWREINSVLSKDPAWKGITIHSPEAGQFILSGYLETRKQAEQLSDYISVNFPYLDLLKKQVVVEEDVITQINVWLQTFNLRGVSAKIANGGEVTLSGNAPSDKAGEITQLIAKIKGISGVRLVNNYIKSEAPEMGIVNLSDRYEITGQSRLGTRYTVVINGRILSEGDSLDSMVITSIKPHAVFLEKDGTKYRIDYK; encoded by the coding sequence ATGGTTGCGAGACTAGTAGCAGAAGAAGGAGACCTTAAGGGATTAATTCTTTCCCTAGAAAATGGCGATACATGGGTAATCGGAAGAGATCCCGATGAATGCCAGCTTGTCATCCAAGATCCACTTACTTCTCGCAAACACCTGGTTGCAAGACGCACACCCGAAGGGATTTCTGTTGAAAATTTGAGCTCGACTAATCCCATTCAAATCAATGAAGAAGAAATTGGCGAGCAGCCCCGCATTTTACAACAGGGTGATACAGTCAAAATTGGAAATGAGGTTTTCCGCTATTATACCGATACATCGGCCCATGTTCTAGACGAAGGCTCTCCCTCAGAAGTTAAAGAACCATCTGAGCAAACTCCCATAGAAATTGATGACCATCCCAATCCAGCCTCTGCCTATCCGCTTCATTCTCAAGACCGATCAGAATCGGAAGAGGAAAAAGAGAATGACACTATCTTTGACGAAGACGAAGAGTCTTTTTCTCCTTTAGCCGAGATTAATTTTGGCATCGCAGAAACTGGACGCTGGCTGCTAAAAGTCATCGGGGGCCCGAATAATGGGGCTGAATTTTACATGCAGGCCGGACATAGCTATATCCTGGGAACCGACCCGCACAGTTGCGACATCGTCTTTCAAGACACGAGCGTTTCGCGCCAACACGCCAAAATTATCGTCTCTCCAGAAGACAGTTTGGCCATTGAAGATTTAAAAAGCCGCAATGGCGTGCTGGTCAGCGGAGCTCCAGTCGAAGGCAAGCAAGCACTCATACCAAGCATGATTGTGACAATCGGAACGACCTCGTTTGTCGTTTATGATCGCGAAGGCGAAATGCAAACAATTATTTCCCCTCTTCTTCCATCCATCGTCAAAGTTTTACAACACGAAGAGGAAGCGCCTAAAATAGAAGAAGTTCCTCCTCCTGCGCCTGTGGAAGTGGAAGCAGCAGCGGCTACACCTCCTCCAGAGCCTGCCCACCATTTTGGTCCCTACATTCTACTCGCCATCATCATTGGCTTATTTGTATTAGCAGGCATTGGGACGACCGCCCTCTTTAAAAGCGAACCTGTCGTCACGCTGACTCAAGAAAATGCTCCCGAGCTCGTTCAACAAGCACTCGACTCTTTTCCTGCAGTGCGTCATTCGTATAACAAGACCAGCGGCAATTTACTCTTGCTCGGACACGTACGCAGCCAGGCAGAAAAAAATCAGCTCATGTATAACCTGCAAGGTTTGAAATTTATTAAAAACATCGACGATAGCGGTATCATTATCGATGAATTTGTTTGGCGTGAAATTAATTCGGTTCTCTCCAAAGATCCCGCCTGGAAAGGAATCACCATCCACTCTCCAGAAGCTGGCCAGTTTATCTTATCGGGCTACTTGGAGACCCGCAAGCAAGCTGAACAATTATCAGATTACATCAGCGTGAACTTCCCTTATTTAGATCTTTTAAAAAAACAGGTGGTTGTTGAAGAAGATGTCATCACTCAAATTAATGTCTGGCTCCAGACCTTCAATTTAAGAGGTGTCTCAGCAAAGATAGCCAATGGAGGCGAGGTCACACTCTCGGGCAATGCTCCGTCCGATAAGGCGGGAGAAATCACGCAGCTCATTGCAAAGATTAAAGGCATTTCAGGAGTGCGTCTTGTCAATAACTACATCAAATCTGAAGCACCAGAGATGGGCATTGTCAATCTATCCGACCGCTACGAAATTACGGGACAGTCTCGCCTAGGCACTCGCTACACGGTTGTCATCAATGGCCGTATTTTATCAGAAGGCGACAGCTTAGATAGCATGGTCATTACAAGTATTAAGCCCCATGCCGTCTTTTTGGAAAAAGATGGGACAAAATATCGCATTGATTATAAGTAA
- the sctQ gene encoding type III secretion system cytoplasmic ring protein SctQ: protein MTTPPTSYDWIRTIDPELKALDTIPLTGAAPSFPWADLSSRLARSFDREGFSIQPKDIMWRTTDQLYDGLGDSPFPLIFAVPILKGDVCWVMPEQEMVLLETWLLTKESHPISFQDRALSESFYRFFALEVLYHLSQTSFDKSIAPILTNKTVLPQEDALCLDISLSMHDQTLWGRLIISPDLRHSWVEHYASHGPSPLTQQMAQAVEVQVHLEAGKTQLSLAEWSAVSLGDFIVLDSCSLDADGSAGRVMLTVNGKAAHRGKIKDGNLKILELPLIQEVNPPPLQALNTPQEVPPPMAKHEDEDEDDLSDLDFTEDEELEDEESFDESLLNDEEEEKLSPPPAKPVKPEPSKVETSAKPVSETPYTPEHIPVALTVEVGRIQMTMENLLRLEPGNMLELNVHPEDGVDLTINGKLVGRGELLRIGENLGVRVLELGR, encoded by the coding sequence ATGACAACACCTCCTACTTCCTACGACTGGATTCGTACCATTGACCCGGAATTAAAAGCCTTAGATACCATTCCCTTGACTGGTGCGGCGCCTTCCTTTCCATGGGCAGATTTGTCAAGCAGGCTTGCACGCTCCTTCGATCGAGAAGGATTTTCGATACAGCCCAAAGACATCATGTGGCGTACTACAGATCAACTCTATGACGGCTTAGGAGACTCCCCTTTTCCACTCATTTTTGCCGTTCCAATCTTAAAAGGAGATGTGTGCTGGGTCATGCCTGAGCAAGAAATGGTGCTCTTAGAAACATGGCTATTGACGAAGGAATCCCATCCCATTAGTTTCCAAGATCGCGCCCTTAGCGAAAGTTTTTATCGCTTTTTTGCCTTAGAGGTGCTTTACCACCTCAGCCAAACGTCCTTTGATAAATCGATCGCTCCCATTCTGACCAATAAGACAGTCCTGCCTCAAGAAGACGCGCTTTGCTTAGACATTTCGTTAAGCATGCACGATCAAACCCTTTGGGGACGCTTGATTATCTCTCCAGACTTAAGGCACTCCTGGGTCGAGCATTATGCTTCCCATGGCCCCTCGCCGCTTACTCAACAAATGGCCCAAGCAGTCGAGGTTCAAGTCCATTTGGAAGCTGGTAAAACGCAACTGTCGTTAGCAGAATGGTCGGCCGTGTCGCTTGGCGATTTCATTGTATTAGATAGCTGTTCTTTAGATGCGGATGGTTCAGCGGGCCGCGTCATGTTGACGGTTAACGGAAAAGCGGCCCATCGAGGAAAAATTAAAGATGGCAATCTCAAGATCTTAGAGCTCCCTCTCATACAAGAGGTGAATCCTCCCCCTTTACAAGCATTAAATACTCCACAAGAGGTACCCCCACCTATGGCCAAGCATGAAGATGAAGACGAAGATGATTTGAGCGATTTAGATTTCACAGAAGATGAAGAGTTAGAAGACGAGGAGTCATTTGACGAGTCTTTGTTGAATGACGAAGAAGAAGAGAAACTCTCACCTCCGCCTGCAAAACCAGTCAAGCCAGAGCCTTCCAAAGTAGAGACATCAGCCAAACCCGTTTCCGAAACGCCTTATACACCAGAACACATTCCTGTTGCCCTAACAGTAGAAGTCGGCCGCATTCAAATGACAATGGAAAATTTACTCAGGCTCGAGCCTGGTAATATGCTTGAGTTGAATGTGCATCCAGAAGATGGAGTAGATTTGACGATTAATGGAAAACTAGTGGGAAGAGGCGAGCTTCTTCGAATCGGTGAAAATTTAGGAGTGAGAGTGCTCGAATTGGGTCGATGA
- the fliI gene encoding flagellar protein export ATPase FliI: MFNDQIDKLLGDLDELQLTTVNGRITEIVGMLIKAVVPQVKIGEVCLIKRAGEPLRAEVVGFTKDEVLLSPLGEMTGIGPSSEVIPTHLPLHIKVGPQLLGRILNGLGEPLDEETKGPLILEETYPVIQAPPDPVKRMPIHNPISVGVRAIDGVLTTGLGQRVGIFAAAGGGKSTLLGMIARNAVADVNVISLIGERGRELREFIEKDLGPEGLKRSVLIVSTSDQASQLRLNAAYVGTAIAEYFRDQGKSVILMMDSVTRFARALREVGLAAGEPPARAGYTPSVFSTLPKLLERAGNSDKGHITAFYTILVAGDDMNEPVADEVRSILDGHIILSSELARQYHYPAIDVLSSASRVMNAIVPKEHLQLVGKLKEVLANYKKNELLIKIGEYKRGADKAGDFAIDYIEKVLKFLKQGVDEKCSFQETVQLLKSLFR; the protein is encoded by the coding sequence ATGTTTAACGATCAAATTGACAAACTACTGGGCGATCTGGATGAACTGCAGCTCACTACGGTAAACGGACGCATTACAGAGATCGTCGGCATGCTGATCAAGGCTGTCGTTCCACAAGTTAAAATCGGTGAAGTATGTTTAATCAAGCGGGCTGGCGAACCTCTAAGAGCCGAAGTCGTGGGATTTACAAAAGATGAAGTTCTTTTGTCTCCTCTTGGAGAAATGACGGGGATTGGCCCCTCCTCTGAAGTTATTCCAACTCATTTACCCTTACACATCAAAGTTGGCCCTCAACTGTTAGGACGCATTCTCAATGGTTTAGGAGAGCCTTTAGACGAGGAAACTAAGGGTCCTCTGATTCTCGAAGAAACCTATCCAGTTATTCAAGCTCCACCAGATCCTGTCAAGAGAATGCCCATCCACAACCCCATTTCGGTCGGTGTAAGAGCCATCGATGGCGTTCTCACAACCGGACTTGGTCAGCGTGTTGGCATTTTTGCGGCAGCGGGCGGTGGTAAGTCGACATTGTTAGGCATGATTGCTCGCAATGCTGTCGCAGACGTCAATGTCATCAGCCTAATCGGTGAGCGGGGAAGAGAGCTTCGTGAATTTATTGAAAAAGATTTAGGCCCCGAAGGACTCAAACGTTCGGTGCTCATCGTTTCAACATCCGATCAAGCATCTCAACTGCGACTCAATGCTGCATACGTTGGAACAGCCATAGCGGAATACTTTAGGGATCAGGGAAAATCTGTCATTCTCATGATGGATTCTGTTACCCGTTTTGCCAGAGCCTTAAGGGAAGTTGGGCTCGCAGCTGGAGAACCTCCTGCTCGTGCAGGTTACACTCCTTCTGTCTTTTCAACCCTCCCCAAGCTTCTTGAACGCGCGGGCAACTCAGACAAAGGACATATTACAGCTTTTTACACCATCTTGGTAGCCGGGGACGACATGAACGAGCCGGTGGCAGACGAAGTACGCTCTATCTTGGATGGCCACATTATCTTATCCAGCGAATTAGCCCGTCAGTATCACTATCCAGCGATCGATGTTCTTTCTTCTGCAAGCCGTGTAATGAACGCAATTGTCCCTAAGGAACATTTACAGTTAGTTGGTAAGCTGAAAGAAGTGTTGGCAAACTATAAGAAAAACGAACTTTTAATTAAAATCGGTGAATATAAAAGAGGAGCAGATAAGGCGGGCGACTTTGCCATTGACTACATTGAAAAAGTTTTAAAGTTTTTAAAGCAGGGAGTCGATGAAAAGTGTTCTTTTCAAGAAACCGTGCAACTGTTGAAATCTCTTTTTAGATAA
- a CDS encoding protein kinase domain-containing protein, whose protein sequence is MTESDFSKQETLPSAIGPVPAADKIPEKIGPYKVEALLEKGGMSILYLATHPETKDPITIKVLFPEFVSNPEMVQRFLREAEIIGLADHSNIVKLYGQGEWEGGLYIAMEFIQGISLRQYLLRNLISLKHALELVMEISMALCHLHAHGVIHRDLKPENILVTESGGVKVIDFGIAQLLTEGDADPNAKRRLIGTPIYMSPEQKNDPESTSYPSDIYSLGIITYELVLGKLSHGQIHLSIMPKGLQKILAKSLQLDPADRYQDIVDFMTDVSAYLHSPALLKENKELDPLSDLSESLRHAQHALVPQDPPRWTKVDAGLATYKSLGTSSLYYDFFNLPQQGYGIIIGEPSVKGSPGIVYTSVLRGMVRALCQLTQKPEEMATVLNALLMNDPMKQNFSFSYLILLPKENCFRFISCGCGHLWYIPHGDSTLQSIVSKNPPLGVEGLINFSEIEHPWHIGDTILFYASLSSEHSVKDALFSQEQLQASLAEAMHTAPQKQVDAILRKAKIQLSRTSDERSIVLLSLLRKD, encoded by the coding sequence ATGACTGAATCAGATTTTAGTAAACAAGAAACTCTCCCAAGCGCTATTGGACCCGTTCCTGCAGCGGATAAAATCCCAGAGAAAATTGGCCCTTACAAAGTAGAAGCGCTCCTTGAAAAAGGAGGAATGAGCATTCTCTATCTTGCCACACATCCAGAGACGAAAGACCCTATTACCATTAAGGTCCTTTTTCCAGAGTTTGTCTCTAACCCCGAAATGGTGCAGCGTTTTTTAAGAGAGGCTGAAATCATCGGGCTTGCCGACCACTCCAATATTGTTAAACTCTACGGACAAGGAGAATGGGAAGGGGGGCTTTACATCGCCATGGAATTTATCCAAGGCATCTCTCTTAGGCAATATCTCTTGCGCAACTTGATTTCACTCAAACATGCACTTGAACTCGTCATGGAAATTTCAATGGCGCTATGCCATTTACATGCACACGGCGTCATTCACAGAGATCTCAAACCCGAAAATATTTTAGTCACAGAATCTGGTGGAGTTAAAGTTATTGATTTTGGAATCGCACAACTTTTAACAGAAGGAGACGCCGATCCCAATGCTAAAAGGCGGTTGATTGGCACCCCCATCTATATGAGCCCCGAGCAGAAAAATGATCCAGAATCAACCTCCTACCCCTCCGATATTTACTCCTTAGGGATCATTACTTATGAGTTGGTTCTTGGCAAATTAAGCCACGGCCAAATCCACCTTTCCATTATGCCGAAGGGACTTCAAAAAATTTTAGCCAAGTCATTACAGCTAGATCCTGCCGATCGCTATCAAGATATCGTAGATTTCATGACCGATGTATCTGCTTATCTGCACTCGCCAGCGCTCTTAAAAGAAAATAAAGAATTAGACCCGCTCAGCGATCTTTCAGAAAGCCTGCGTCATGCCCAGCACGCGCTAGTCCCCCAGGATCCTCCCCGTTGGACAAAAGTCGATGCCGGCTTGGCCACCTACAAAAGTCTGGGAACTTCAAGCTTATATTACGACTTTTTCAATCTCCCTCAGCAAGGCTATGGAATCATCATTGGAGAGCCCTCAGTCAAAGGATCGCCAGGCATTGTTTATACTTCGGTACTAAGAGGCATGGTTCGCGCTTTATGCCAGCTAACGCAAAAACCGGAAGAAATGGCAACTGTTCTCAATGCCTTGCTGATGAACGATCCCATGAAGCAAAATTTTTCTTTCAGTTATCTAATCTTATTGCCCAAAGAGAACTGCTTCCGTTTCATTTCTTGCGGATGCGGCCATCTTTGGTACATTCCACATGGAGATTCGACGCTTCAATCTATCGTTTCTAAAAATCCTCCTTTAGGAGTCGAAGGGCTGATTAATTTCTCTGAAATCGAACACCCTTGGCATATCGGCGATACAATCTTATTCTACGCCTCTTTGAGCTCCGAACATTCGGTGAAAGATGCCCTCTTTTCTCAAGAACAGCTGCAAGCAAGCCTTGCAGAAGCTATGCATACGGCTCCTCAAAAGCAAGTGGATGCCATTCTTCGCAAGGCAAAGATTCAATTGAGTCGCACATCAGATGAGCGATCAATCGTCTTATTAAGTCTTTTAAGGAAAGACTAG
- a CDS encoding type III secretion system chaperone, which produces MLDNFIRQLGRELEMEDLIIAPEPGHYTVPFEDEIQIDLIQSPHSYLFKGVIGACPQDNLDAFLFKAMEANLFGRGTRGAAIGLNGEGNVLTLSLELDYNSTYKDFREKLEDFVSILDFWRKETLKHH; this is translated from the coding sequence ATGCTGGATAATTTCATTCGTCAACTAGGCCGAGAGCTCGAAATGGAAGATTTGATCATCGCTCCAGAACCTGGCCATTATACCGTTCCATTTGAAGATGAGATCCAAATAGATTTAATTCAAAGTCCTCATAGTTATCTATTCAAAGGGGTCATTGGAGCATGCCCTCAAGACAATCTCGATGCATTTTTATTTAAGGCAATGGAAGCCAATCTATTCGGACGAGGCACTCGAGGAGCTGCAATTGGGTTAAATGGAGAAGGGAATGTGTTGACGCTTTCGCTAGAGCTAGACTACAATAGTACCTATAAGGACTTCCGGGAAAAACTTGAAGATTTTGTGAGCATTTTAGATTTTTGGCGAAAAGAGACATTAAAACACCACTAA